In one window of Methanosarcina vacuolata Z-761 DNA:
- a CDS encoding nucleoside 2-deoxyribosyltransferase, producing MNRKKTVYLAGPLFSHAELDYNGRLRDLLLSKGFLVFLPQEDAEDTVDEREKQNQECIFNKCVEGLDGSDIVVAVLDGVDVDSGTAWEIGYAYAKEKPVIGIRTDFRSLSDGIVNLMVEMAIVSLAKDEDELLKMIEKFR from the coding sequence ATGAACAGAAAGAAGACAGTCTATCTTGCAGGTCCCCTCTTCAGCCATGCAGAACTCGATTATAACGGTAGATTGAGGGATTTGCTGCTCAGTAAAGGATTTTTGGTTTTTTTACCACAGGAAGATGCAGAGGATACGGTAGATGAACGCGAAAAACAAAATCAGGAGTGTATTTTCAATAAATGTGTGGAAGGTCTGGACGGTTCTGACATTGTAGTTGCAGTTCTGGATGGTGTGGATGTAGACTCAGGAACTGCCTGGGAGATAGGCTACGCTTATGCAAAAGAAAAGCCTGTCATCGGTATTCGAACCGATTTTAGGTCTCTCTCCGATGGGATTGTTAACCTTATGGTAGAGATGGCTATAGTCTCCCTTGCAAAGGATGAAGACGAACTGCTGAAAATGATAGAAAAATTCCGGTAA
- a CDS encoding CBS domain-containing protein, producing the protein MNVKDVMNPNVVFCKPDDTVREAARVLKENNISGAPVLDGEELVGIISEADLLKLLILPEKGELWLPSPFEVIEVPIRELLGWEETKKMLSDVGSTKIEEIMIRDVHTISSEASVEEASEHMIRHRINRLPVTEDNRVVGIITRGDIIEGLAKL; encoded by the coding sequence ATGAATGTAAAAGATGTCATGAACCCGAACGTTGTTTTCTGCAAGCCTGATGATACAGTCCGGGAAGCGGCAAGAGTCCTGAAGGAAAACAATATCAGTGGAGCACCTGTCCTTGACGGTGAAGAGCTTGTGGGAATCATAAGTGAAGCGGACCTGCTAAAACTGCTGATACTCCCCGAAAAGGGGGAACTCTGGCTTCCAAGCCCCTTTGAGGTTATTGAGGTTCCTATCAGGGAACTCCTTGGCTGGGAGGAAACAAAGAAGATGCTCTCTGATGTGGGTTCCACAAAGATAGAAGAGATTATGATAAGGGATGTGCACACAATCTCTTCCGAGGCATCTGTTGAAGAGGCATCCGAGCATATGATAAGGCACAGGATCAACAGGCTTCCTGTAACTGAGGACAACCGCGTGGTGGGGATAATTACTCGCGGCGATATTATCGAAGGTCTTGCAAAGCTCTGA
- a CDS encoding ADP-dependent glucokinase/phosphofructokinase gives MNILCGYNVNIDSVYRISGAEMSELLETFEEAEILDKIENPPGKIFSESDFVAGLTYCMKNGCGAEWLVFDQSVFEFLKRRYFGKSLVRMGGNAGIMANVLSQLGASRVIPNVAVPSKTQLSLFSKKAIYFPEPLMQITENASTEPEENKGAFSSSQEPIHFVFDFSEGETFSLYGKEVRVPRENRFIATFDHLNLRLFVNPAFEQYALQHACELDGVLISGFHLLLENYPNGCTYKTILDDTFSQLKSWKTRNNKLQIHLELGHFASKEIANSVFLKFAKLSDSLGMNEDELAVFSNLHGVSGERLQHMDADAISSAAFRLASGHGLKKLIIHTREFVLAMFKTGFEFNSRAVSEFEIDESESSILQRAAREKLESLEFGVRCAGVYAASGRLEGRKFVEEEASKLQESPFGREQIAAFVKAFNGKTLGQGAYTLRENYIICMLPTMLSRSPVTTVGLGDTLTAGTFLRGLELDVQA, from the coding sequence ATGAATATACTTTGCGGATATAATGTCAACATAGATTCGGTGTATAGGATCAGCGGGGCCGAGATGTCGGAACTGCTGGAAACCTTCGAAGAGGCTGAAATTCTTGACAAAATCGAGAACCCTCCCGGAAAAATCTTTTCGGAATCGGATTTTGTAGCAGGGCTTACATACTGTATGAAAAATGGATGTGGAGCCGAGTGGCTTGTTTTTGATCAGTCCGTTTTCGAGTTTCTTAAAAGACGCTATTTTGGAAAATCCCTCGTAAGAATGGGCGGAAATGCAGGAATAATGGCAAATGTTCTTTCCCAGCTAGGAGCTTCCAGAGTAATACCGAATGTTGCAGTTCCCTCTAAAACCCAGCTTTCTCTCTTTTCAAAAAAGGCGATCTATTTTCCGGAACCCCTCATGCAGATAACGGAAAACGCAAGCACAGAACCTGAAGAAAATAAAGGTGCCTTTTCCAGCAGCCAGGAGCCCATACATTTCGTATTTGATTTCTCTGAGGGGGAGACATTTTCCCTTTATGGGAAAGAGGTTCGGGTTCCGAGGGAAAACCGCTTCATAGCTACCTTCGATCATTTGAATCTCAGGCTTTTTGTCAACCCTGCGTTTGAGCAGTATGCTCTCCAACACGCCTGCGAGCTCGACGGAGTACTCATATCGGGTTTTCATCTCCTGCTTGAGAACTATCCCAATGGCTGCACTTATAAGACAATTCTTGATGATACTTTCTCTCAGCTAAAAAGCTGGAAAACCAGGAACAATAAACTTCAGATTCACCTGGAACTCGGACATTTTGCAAGTAAAGAAATTGCAAATTCGGTCTTTCTGAAGTTTGCAAAACTTTCCGATAGCCTTGGAATGAATGAAGACGAGCTTGCAGTGTTTTCTAATTTACACGGCGTTTCCGGAGAGAGACTTCAGCATATGGATGCAGATGCTATATCCAGTGCGGCTTTCAGGCTGGCATCAGGGCACGGGCTTAAGAAGCTTATAATCCATACCAGGGAATTTGTGCTGGCTATGTTTAAAACCGGTTTTGAGTTTAATTCCAGAGCAGTTTCTGAATTTGAAATTGACGAATCCGAAAGTTCAATTTTGCAGAGGGCAGCCCGAGAAAAGCTTGAATCCCTGGAATTCGGAGTCAGGTGTGCAGGTGTGTATGCAGCTTCAGGCAGGCTTGAAGGGCGGAAATTTGTGGAAGAGGAAGCTTCGAAACTTCAGGAGAGCCCGTTTGGAAGAGAACAGATTGCAGCTTTTGTTAAGGCTTTTAATGGAAAAACTCTTGGGCAGGGGGCTTATACTTTAAGGGAGAATTATATTATTTGCATGTTGCCTACAATGCTTTCCAGGTCTCCAGTAACCACGGTCGGGCTGGGAGATACGTTAACGGCAGGTACTTTTCTCAGGGGGCTTGAGCTGGACGTACAGGCTTAA
- a CDS encoding DNA-3-methyladenine glycosylase family protein: MSWTYRLKPELFDLNHTLDCGQVFRWVRDGDWWTGVVGDQVIRLSQDHGQLIVDSKLQPEFLTRYFRLDDNMPSIYESINRDLLIDRAIRKYRGLRLIRQDPWECLISYMLSTASNIPTIQKRICLLSRFFGQELEPGYFSFPDPETLANVDPAELDKCKLGFRTQNIIAAAEEVASGELDLDVLFRLEYRYARERLMRLRGIGEKVADCVLLFAFDKMEAFPVDTHIKQIIQHYHIDDSYFETCTNMSCMGEWGRDYFGHYCGYAQEYLYYQKRMEGFVSLY, encoded by the coding sequence TTGAGCTGGACGTACAGGCTTAAACCCGAACTTTTTGACCTTAATCATACTCTCGACTGCGGACAGGTCTTCCGATGGGTACGAGACGGAGACTGGTGGACAGGCGTTGTCGGAGATCAGGTTATCCGGCTTTCGCAGGACCACGGGCAACTGATTGTCGATTCAAAGCTTCAGCCTGAGTTTCTTACTCGCTATTTCCGCCTGGACGACAACATGCCTTCTATCTACGAAAGCATAAACCGGGACCTGCTAATCGACAGGGCGATCCGCAAATATCGGGGTCTGCGGCTGATCCGGCAGGACCCCTGGGAATGCCTTATCTCCTATATGCTCTCAACAGCCTCAAACATCCCCACAATTCAGAAACGAATCTGCCTGCTCAGCCGGTTTTTCGGGCAGGAACTCGAGCCAGGCTATTTCAGCTTTCCTGACCCCGAAACTCTTGCAAATGTCGATCCCGCCGAGCTTGACAAGTGCAAACTGGGCTTCAGGACCCAGAACATAATAGCCGCAGCTGAAGAAGTTGCGTCGGGCGAGCTGGACCTTGACGTCCTTTTCCGCCTGGAGTACAGGTATGCGCGGGAACGCCTTATGAGGCTCAGGGGCATTGGGGAAAAGGTTGCTGACTGCGTGCTTCTTTTCGCTTTTGATAAAATGGAAGCCTTTCCAGTTGATACTCACATCAAGCAGATTATCCAGCATTACCATATAGATGACAGTTACTTTGAAACCTGCACAAACATGAGCTGTATGGGGGAATGGGGAAGGGACTATTTCGGACACTACTGCGGGTATGCCCAGGAGTATTTGTATTATCAGAAAAGGATGGAAGGGTTTGTGAGCCTTTATTAA
- a CDS encoding PDDEXK nuclease domain-containing protein, producing MNRKDRKEVGQSLNKSLLVNDIRQMIEETRSAVATAVNAGLTALYWHIGKRILEEILRGERAEYGQEIVISLGRELTAEFGRGFEEKNLRRMIQFAEAFPDEEIVAALRRQLSWTHFKILIPIEDSLKREFYAEICRIERWSTRTLQERIDSMLYERTAISRKPEEVIRHELSALRGQDQLTPELVFRDPYVLDFLGLKDRYLEKDLEDAILRELESFLLELGAGFAFVARQQHIQIDNDDFYIDLLFYHRSLHRLIAIDLKLGNFKAEYKGQMELYLRWLDKYERQQGEEAPLGIILCAGKKQEQIELLELNRSGIHVAEYLTELPSRELLAERLHRAIKTARARLEAQ from the coding sequence ATGAACCGTAAAGACAGGAAGGAGGTCGGCCAGTCTTTAAATAAGTCCCTGCTGGTGAACGATATCCGCCAGATGATAGAAGAAACCCGTTCGGCGGTGGCGACTGCTGTTAATGCCGGGTTGACAGCGCTCTACTGGCATATTGGCAAACGCATCCTGGAAGAAATCCTCAGAGGGGAGAGGGCGGAATACGGACAGGAGATCGTCATCTCACTTGGAAGAGAATTGACTGCTGAGTTTGGCCGGGGATTTGAAGAGAAAAATCTGCGCCGGATGATCCAGTTCGCAGAAGCTTTTCCGGATGAGGAAATTGTCGCTGCGCTGAGGCGACAATTAAGCTGGACACATTTCAAGATACTCATACCTATTGAAGATTCTCTCAAACGCGAGTTCTATGCTGAGATTTGCAGAATCGAAAGATGGAGCACGCGTACACTTCAAGAACGTATCGATTCTATGCTTTATGAGCGCACCGCTATTTCACGTAAGCCGGAAGAAGTGATTCGTCACGAACTCTCTGCTCTGAGAGGACAGGATCAACTGACACCTGAGCTTGTTTTCCGCGATCCATATGTCCTCGATTTTCTGGGGCTAAAAGACCGTTATCTTGAAAAAGACCTTGAGGATGCCATCCTGCGTGAACTGGAATCTTTTTTGCTTGAATTAGGAGCCGGGTTCGCCTTCGTTGCCAGACAGCAGCATATCCAGATAGACAATGACGATTTTTACATTGACCTTCTTTTCTACCACCGATCCCTGCACAGGCTGATCGCTATTGATCTGAAGCTTGGAAATTTCAAAGCCGAGTACAAGGGCCAGATGGAGCTTTACCTGCGCTGGCTGGATAAATATGAGCGTCAACAGGGAGAAGAGGCACCTCTTGGGATTATTCTCTGCGCCGGAAAAAAACAGGAACAAATCGAGCTGCTGGAGTTGAATCGTTCTGGTATCCATGTGGCTGAGTATCTAACAGAACTACCGTCCCGTGAACTGCTGGCTGAAAGGCTTCACCGCGCCATCAAGACCGCACGGGCCAGGCTGGAAGCACAATGA
- a CDS encoding Dph6-related ATP pyrophosphatase: MRTNPTSARIDESNIDESKIDESKSDKGRVVVSWTGGKDGCLACYRAISEGFEVSHLLNFREIQRRGSHDISPDLVYVQSEALGIPLIHKDFVSYEQEFKTVVRNLMDSGEKIDGAVFGHIGTHEKLVDRICGDLGLELIMPLWQSNSEQIINDLINSGFEVILLSVKADLLGKEWLGRKIDENFIRDLKNHNPSIDPCGENGEFHTFVTDSPLFKNKIKVIESEMVLRGSYWFLEISKFEVEKK, encoded by the coding sequence ATGAGAACCAATCCAACTTCAGCCAGGATCGATGAAAGCAATATCGATGAAAGCAAGATTGATGAAAGCAAAAGTGACAAAGGCAGGGTGGTTGTTTCATGGACAGGAGGAAAAGACGGTTGTCTTGCATGTTACAGGGCAATCTCGGAAGGTTTTGAGGTTTCCCATCTCCTGAACTTCAGGGAAATTCAGAGGCGCGGCTCCCATGACATCAGTCCTGACCTGGTTTATGTACAGTCTGAGGCGCTTGGAATTCCTCTTATCCATAAAGACTTTGTTTCATATGAACAGGAATTCAAAACAGTGGTCCGTAATTTAATGGATAGTGGGGAGAAAATAGACGGGGCTGTTTTCGGGCATATCGGCACACACGAAAAACTCGTAGACAGGATATGCGGGGACCTGGGCCTTGAGTTAATAATGCCTCTCTGGCAGAGTAATTCCGAACAGATCATAAATGACCTCATAAATTCTGGGTTTGAGGTGATCCTGCTCAGCGTCAAAGCCGATTTGCTAGGGAAAGAGTGGCTGGGCCGAAAAATAGATGAAAATTTCATACGCGACCTGAAAAATCACAATCCTTCAATCGATCCATGTGGTGAAAACGGGGAATTCCATACCTTTGTTACTGACAGCCCGTTGTTCAAAAACAAAATAAAGGTCATAGAGAGTGAAATGGTCTTAAGGGGAAGCTACTGGTTCCTGGAGATATCAAAGTTTGAGGTCGAGAAAAAATAA
- the argJ gene encoding bifunctional ornithine acetyltransferase/N-acetylglutamate synthase, which produces MKEIEGGICAVKGVSANGIKTGKMGLTVILAQGPAAGVFTKNKVTAAPVTLSKGVIDTHHRLSGVIVNSGNANAFTGDDGFLDAMEMASVLAQKLGLEADTVAVASTGVIGRRLDVSLIAEHLPEVLKGLGSSPECSREAAKAMMTTDRVVKEAAIEMDCGIRIGAIAKGSGMIEPNMGTMLCFAYTDAKVPADVLDAALRIAVDKTFNMVVVDGDTSTNDMVLLTSTCKSGVKPCMDCLDDFEEGLIYVFTELAKKMAKDGEGATKLIEARVVGAKTHEDAKLVAKAIVRSPLVKSAIFGKDPNWGRVVAAAGYSGAELEQEMLSLSFSGGGEEVELVNSGEISSSSDLELLKKIMANEEIVITLNLNLGEEQATAWGCDLTYDYVRINAEYTT; this is translated from the coding sequence ATGAAGGAAATAGAAGGTGGAATCTGTGCAGTAAAGGGTGTATCTGCAAACGGAATTAAAACCGGAAAAATGGGATTGACTGTCATTCTTGCACAGGGGCCTGCAGCAGGCGTTTTTACAAAAAATAAGGTCACAGCAGCTCCGGTTACCCTTAGTAAGGGAGTAATCGATACTCATCACCGTCTTTCGGGAGTAATTGTAAATAGTGGAAACGCAAACGCCTTTACAGGCGATGACGGCTTTCTGGATGCGATGGAAATGGCATCCGTACTTGCCCAGAAGCTTGGTCTTGAAGCTGACACGGTTGCAGTTGCCTCGACAGGAGTAATTGGCAGAAGGCTTGATGTCTCCTTAATCGCGGAACATCTCCCTGAAGTCCTCAAAGGGCTGGGCAGTTCTCCTGAGTGCAGCCGTGAAGCTGCAAAAGCAATGATGACCACGGATAGGGTTGTAAAAGAAGCAGCTATTGAGATGGACTGCGGGATCAGGATAGGAGCAATTGCCAAAGGTTCGGGGATGATTGAACCCAATATGGGAACTATGCTCTGTTTTGCATATACCGATGCGAAAGTGCCTGCCGACGTACTGGATGCTGCTCTCAGAATAGCAGTGGATAAAACTTTCAATATGGTCGTGGTTGACGGGGATACAAGCACAAACGACATGGTCCTCCTTACTTCCACCTGCAAGTCTGGAGTCAAGCCCTGTATGGATTGTCTGGATGACTTTGAGGAGGGGCTGATTTACGTCTTCACCGAGCTTGCGAAGAAAATGGCAAAAGACGGAGAAGGAGCTACAAAACTTATTGAAGCCAGGGTAGTTGGCGCAAAAACACACGAGGACGCTAAACTTGTTGCAAAGGCAATTGTACGTTCTCCTCTGGTTAAGTCCGCAATTTTCGGAAAGGACCCAAACTGGGGAAGGGTTGTAGCCGCCGCAGGCTACTCAGGTGCCGAACTTGAACAGGAAATGCTTTCTCTCTCTTTCTCAGGAGGAGGAGAAGAGGTTGAACTTGTAAATTCCGGCGAGATTTCCAGTTCTTCGGATCTCGAGCTTTTGAAAAAAATAATGGCAAATGAAGAAATTGTCATTACCCTTAACCTCAATCTGGGAGAGGAACAGGCAACAGCCTGGGGTTGCGACCTGACCTATGACTATGTCAGGATTAACGCAGAATATACGACTTAA
- the argC gene encoding N-acetyl-gamma-glutamyl-phosphate reductase: protein MIKAGIIGASGYTGGELLRLLINHSNVKVELATSRSLAGKPVTSTHRHLEGFLNLKYENPDSEDIRERCDVVFLAVPHGTGMNYVPELLDGNTKVVDLSADYRLETSEFEKIYGIKHSDPRNAVYGLVELHPEVAEENFVANPGCFPTGATLSAAPLAAAGLIDIAVFDSKTGISGAGISPTQNSHYPNLAENIIPYKLTAHRHRAEIVQELTGLDGKLRNINFTPHVIPSIRGIFTTAHLFTKEPLSADDLKTIYEEFYRDRPFIRFPSGVPSLTAVRGSNFCDISFEADKENNRVVVLSAIDNLVKGASGQAIQNMNLMFGLDEKSGLWLPAAAP from the coding sequence ATGATTAAGGCTGGAATAATAGGAGCTTCGGGATATACGGGAGGAGAACTCCTGCGCTTGCTCATTAACCACTCGAATGTCAAGGTAGAGCTGGCAACTTCCCGAAGCCTTGCAGGGAAGCCTGTAACGAGCACTCACAGGCATCTTGAAGGTTTTCTCAACCTGAAATATGAAAATCCTGACTCTGAAGATATAAGGGAGCGCTGTGACGTAGTTTTTCTTGCAGTACCTCACGGAACTGGTATGAACTATGTACCTGAACTGCTTGACGGCAACACTAAGGTTGTTGACCTTAGCGCGGACTACAGGCTTGAAACCTCAGAATTTGAGAAAATCTACGGGATAAAGCATAGCGACCCGAGAAATGCCGTTTACGGGCTTGTAGAGCTCCACCCTGAAGTCGCAGAAGAGAATTTCGTGGCAAACCCGGGGTGTTTTCCTACAGGGGCAACCCTTTCAGCAGCCCCGCTTGCAGCAGCTGGACTTATCGATATTGCGGTTTTTGATTCCAAAACAGGAATCTCAGGAGCTGGGATCTCACCCACTCAAAACTCACATTATCCAAACCTGGCGGAAAATATCATCCCATACAAACTTACAGCTCACAGGCATAGGGCTGAAATTGTCCAGGAACTGACCGGGCTTGATGGAAAGCTCAGGAACATTAATTTCACTCCCCATGTAATTCCATCTATCAGGGGGATCTTTACAACTGCTCACCTCTTTACAAAAGAACCTCTCTCCGCGGACGACTTAAAGACAATTTACGAGGAATTTTACAGGGACAGGCCGTTTATAAGGTTCCCCTCAGGAGTTCCTTCCTTAACCGCAGTCAGAGGTTCTAACTTCTGTGATATAAGCTTTGAAGCAGATAAGGAAAATAACAGGGTTGTCGTGCTCTCTGCAATCGATAACCTGGTCAAAGGTGCTTCCGGACAGGCTATCCAGAATATGAACCTTATGTTCGGACTGGACGAGAAATCTGGGCTCTGGCTGCCTGCTGCAGCTCCGTAA
- the pfkC gene encoding ADP-specific phosphofructokinase — protein sequence MDIQEWEQRYNDAFYDVKKALPYLEGMFVAYNSNIDAIKHLTDKELSMLMGLFNEAEIQARVETYPREIKEPLDFMARLLISMREGKAAEIPTHTSDTHEWLKEHLGFDYARMGGQAGIISNLLARLEIKKVVAYIPWLSEEQAEYFVASDNLLHPKVEDGKVVLKPPREAFKPGTESKVNWIFEYSKGMDVTCGGSKFQIPRDNRLIISSRPKWIRLDMDREIYEHLDSLFPIDGAMLSGYQMIKEQYEDGSTYKDYVSHSVKAIEKLKALNPELRIHVELTSIQNRVIRKAILTEIVAKHVHSLGLDTVEVANALNVLGHEELSYSVIRKEETGITSLYHGAVQLLKDLSLERVHVHSLGFYICVLAKGHPLTLKEHRDALLFSSTLAGAKALKGKIENLEDVEAGLEVPVSSKGIEDLENFRVYCVGKKLCTHEEFEYGYLYGSDHDAVLIPSKVVDKPKATVGIGDAISAGAFAAMLARMKQDQA from the coding sequence GTGGATATACAAGAATGGGAACAGCGTTACAATGATGCTTTTTACGATGTCAAAAAAGCCCTTCCTTATCTGGAAGGCATGTTTGTAGCTTACAACAGTAATATTGATGCTATCAAGCACCTTACAGACAAAGAACTGTCTATGCTTATGGGGCTTTTTAATGAGGCTGAGATTCAGGCAAGAGTTGAAACATACCCAAGAGAAATAAAAGAGCCTCTTGATTTCATGGCTCGCCTGCTGATTTCCATGCGAGAGGGTAAAGCCGCTGAAATTCCGACCCATACCTCGGATACTCATGAATGGCTGAAAGAGCACCTGGGTTTTGACTATGCACGCATGGGCGGCCAGGCAGGAATAATTTCCAATCTTCTTGCCCGCCTTGAAATAAAAAAAGTGGTGGCGTATATTCCCTGGCTTTCCGAAGAACAGGCAGAATATTTTGTGGCTTCTGACAATCTTCTGCACCCTAAGGTAGAAGATGGAAAGGTTGTACTTAAACCCCCGCGAGAAGCCTTCAAACCCGGAACCGAGTCAAAAGTCAACTGGATTTTTGAGTATTCCAAAGGCATGGACGTAACCTGCGGTGGAAGCAAATTCCAGATCCCGAGAGATAACCGCCTTATAATTTCTTCCCGCCCGAAATGGATACGCCTTGACATGGACAGGGAAATCTATGAGCACCTCGATTCACTCTTTCCGATTGACGGGGCAATGCTTTCAGGTTATCAGATGATAAAAGAGCAGTACGAGGATGGGTCTACGTATAAGGACTATGTTTCTCATTCCGTGAAAGCTATTGAGAAACTCAAGGCTCTAAATCCTGAACTCCGCATTCATGTAGAACTTACATCCATTCAGAACAGGGTAATAAGAAAGGCTATCCTGACCGAAATTGTCGCCAAACATGTTCATTCCCTGGGCCTTGATACCGTAGAAGTGGCAAATGCCCTGAACGTCCTGGGGCATGAAGAACTCTCTTATTCCGTGATAAGAAAAGAAGAGACCGGGATAACCTCTCTTTACCATGGAGCTGTTCAGCTTTTAAAGGACCTGTCGCTTGAAAGGGTCCATGTTCATTCTCTTGGCTTTTACATTTGTGTCCTTGCAAAAGGCCATCCTCTTACACTTAAAGAACACAGGGATGCTCTGCTCTTTTCCTCAACTCTGGCCGGTGCCAAAGCCCTTAAAGGAAAAATTGAGAACCTTGAGGACGTAGAAGCAGGATTGGAGGTTCCGGTTTCAAGTAAAGGCATAGAAGACCTGGAGAACTTCAGGGTTTACTGTGTAGGGAAGAAACTCTGTACTCATGAGGAGTTCGAATACGGATATCTTTATGGGTCTGACCATGATGCGGTTTTAATTCCTTCCAAGGTGGTAGATAAGCCCAAAGCAACAGTCGGGATAGGTGATGCAATCTCGGCAGGAGCTTTTGCAGCCATGCTTGCAAGAATGAAACAGGATCAGGCATGA